A region of Ictalurus furcatus strain D&B chromosome 1, Billie_1.0, whole genome shotgun sequence DNA encodes the following proteins:
- the arid1aa gene encoding AT-rich interactive domain-containing protein 1A isoform X2, whose product MAAQVASATSLNSSPPSELKKADRDPKEESVPAEKQQENKDPGSEIGSPGRGELHERPEPGNATGGGGGGGGGESEMKNGNGNPPRLTNNQNDSAGPEANNHPGMAHQHHGSGFPPPSYGYTHHYARGPFHQHGGQQSPGMAAAAPSNMMEPYGPNSHDHGFPNHQFNSYGQFPNRAPYPSPGYAMNSPRSAPAQAAKQQQPAGGSPTMAASYNNQRYNIANPQATSTPTLNQLLTSPSSSRGYSNYPPSDYNNQEGANKGAADISAAAQYGGGHPGWQQRSHHPPPMSPGSTGQTLGRNQTPGSMDQMGKMRGQPYGAGSPYTQQPHQGPPGGQQGPAYPGQGYGPPGPQRYPMAMQGRMQYGQQMAYGQQGPGGYGQQGQQPYYSQQGPGTHPGQQQSPYPHPTQPSAPHGQGGHPYPQSHMPQQSQGPLGVPPPGPSQSQTPYSQPPTPQSTQSPYPQQQTPQSQPPPQGASQAPPASQAQSNYTHSQGAQQPPSQQTPQAPTPASQQPTVQGQPSSYSQNPSQQQQQQSSYQRFPPPPQEISQESFSSQSSATASSQPVASTKSSSEDMQGRPSSLPDLSGSIDDLPTGTEGALSPGVSTSGVSSSQGEQSNPAQSPFSPHTSPHLPGIRGPSPSPVGSPASATASRSGPLSPAAMPGNQMPPRPPSGQSDGILHPGMNQPGMGQDRGFMQRNQMPPYGSPQSGSALSPRQSSGGQMHGGMGPFQQNNSMGSYGPQGGQYGPQGYQRQPGYGGIPNANYPGPGMGGSMNPMSGQGGGPPFTGMPPSRMPHAQMGGRPYGPNMGPNMGPNMGPNMGNIPPQVGSAMCPPPGLNRKPQEAAAAMQHGSTNSIHNRMPGYPSMSPGMMGSGPPYGPSMNNMPGMMNTQGPPFPMGGNMPNNSSGMSPGPEFGMDGKLNQPQKMNNKAEGTPKSDSKSKKSSSSTTTNEKITRLYELGSEPERKIWVDRYLAFIEEKAMGMSNLPAVGRKPLDLFRLYMSVKEIGGLTQVNKNKKWRELATSLNVGTSSSAASSLKKQYIQCLYAFECKIERGEDPPPDIMSAEGKKNQAKVQPPSPAGSGSLQGPQTPQSTSSSMAESGDLKPPTPASTPHSQMPSMQSGSVNLQDPFADGSDPAFSRRNTMTPNSGYQSGMSTPEMPGRMGPYEPNKDPFSGMRKVGEPFMAGAQGPNSNLGEQFNRGSGGPVGNMPMGQRQQYPYGTGYERRPESGMGPENNMGPGVPQPNMMPSNTDTGMYSPNRYPSQQQRLDSYGNQFPGQGAPPGGSYPNQQPGMFPQQQTNYKRPGEGGYPPAKRHHDGEMYGGPFGAQQPQQQPQAPPNAPSAAQPEMYNQFGSSYPGPERRPPGPQNQFPFPFGRDRMQPGSGPNSQASMPPQMMGSSMQSGPDGPQAGMWQGRNELGYPNYPNRQGPLGGPAQGPGYHGMNRSEEMMSSEQRINHEGQWPGPRQPAYGPAGAGPPMSRPLQSNYQSPQAMQNHIPQVSSPTPMPRPMESRTSPSKSPYMPSNIKMQKAGPPVPASHIIPSPVQPPMMRRDPPFPPGSVEATQPVLKPRRRLTMKEIGTPEAWRVMMSLKSGLLAESTWALDTINILLYDDNSISNFNLVQLPGFLELIVEYFRRCLIEIFGILREYEVGDPGQRTLLDPNALKEGENGEDEEEPVVMGMEEDGETEEEGEGEENSSQQRVERASAVQPQIKTEKKAGDSMKDEDGKVMENILPTELKSTEAPPLDLCVTQERPKQASKFDKLPLKVVKKKDPFVVDCSSKLGRLQEFDSGLVHWSIGGGDTTEHIQTHFESKTDLLQSGNRTKPTQTCRRKKASEKIECEAPVVPSCSVERRKEEEQTQPQQSSTRQLTDGVSEEKEEKPVNVPESSMEPVSQKEEEEPEGSNQETSKLALLNISTSSQSQHSVTVLEDEPHSKDEAPLITLSDWQDSLARRCVCVSNIVRSLSFVPGNDLEMSKHPGLLLLLGRLVLLHHRHPERKQAPLTYEKEEEADKDIGEKDEWWWDCLELLRENCLVTLANISGQLDFSIYSESICLPLLDGLLHWAVCPSAEAQDPFPTLGLNAALSPQRLVLETLSKLSIQDNNVDLILATPPFSRLEKLFGNLVRLVGDRKVPVCREMAVVLLANLAQGDSLAARAIAVQKSSIGNLLGFLEDSLAATQFQQSQGSLLHMQGAHFEPTSVDMMRRAARALHALAKVEENHSEFTLYESRLLDLSVSPLMNSSVSHVICDVLFLIGQS is encoded by the exons ATGGCCGCTCAGGTCGCCAGCGCTACCTCTCTCAACAGCAGCCCGCCTTCCGAGCTGAAAAAAGCGGACCGAGACCCAAAGGAGGAGTCGGTACCGGCCGAGAAGCAGCAGGAAAATAAGGATCCGGGATCAGAGATCGGATCACCGGGCCGCGGCGAGCTGCACGAGCGGCCCGAGCCTGGCAATGCTacgggaggaggaggaggaggaggaggaggggagtcCGAGATGAAGAACGGCAACGGCAATCCTCCGCGGCTCACCAATAATCAAAATGATTCTGCCGGACCCGAAGCGAATAACCACCCGGGCATGGCCCATCAGCACCACGGGTCCGGTTTTCCGCCGCCGTCCTACGGCTACACTCACCACTACGCACGGGGCCCTTTTCATCAACATGGCGGACAACAAAGCCCTGGCATGGCAGCCGCGGCGCCCAGCAACATGATGGAGCCGTATGGACCGAATTCGCACGACCACGGCTTCCCAAACCATCAGTTCAACAGCTACGGACAATTTCCGAACCGAGCGCCGTACCCGAGCCCGGGCTACGCCATGAACTCTCCGCGCAGCGCTCCGGCTCAGGCGGCTAAGCAGCAGCAGCCAGCGGGAGGATCTCCGACTATGGCCGCGTCCTACAATAATCAGCGCTATAATATTGCAAATCCACAGGCCACGTCCACACCGACTCTAAACCAACTCCTAACCTCGCCGAGCTCCAGCCGCGGATACAGCAATTACCCGCCGAGCGACTACAACAACCAGGAAGGCGCTAACAAGGGAGCCGCGGATATCAGTGCTGCTGCCCAGTATGGAGGGGGCCATCCGGGCTGGCAACAAAGGAGCCATCACCCGCCACCCATGAGCCCGGGAAGTACGGGTCAAACCCTCGGTAGAAACCAG ACTCCGGGCTCGATGGATCAGATGGGGAAGATGCGAGGCCAGCCATATGGAGCGGGAAGCCCATATACTCAGCAGCCCCACCAAGGACCTCCAGGGGGCCAGCAGGGTCCTGCATATCCAGGCCAGGGTTATGGGCCGCCTGGTCCTCAGAGATACCCAATGGCCATGCAGGGTCGCATGCAGTATGGCCAACAG ATGGCATACGGACAGCAGGGACCAGGTGGTTATGGGCAGCAGGGGCAGCAGCCTTATTACAGTCAGCAGGGCCCAGGCACTCACCCGGGTCAGCAACAGTCACCGTACCCTCACCCTACCCAGCCATCTGCACCTCACGGACAGGGTGGCCATCCCTACCCGCAGTCTCACATGCCTCAGCAGTCCCAGGGGCCATTGGGCGTGCCCCCACCTGGGCCATCTCAATCACAAACTCCCTACTCTCAGCCCCCTACACCACAGTCCACTCAGTCCCCATATCCTCAGCAACAGACACCCCAGTCCCAGCCTCCTCCGCAGGGAGCCTCTCAAGCTCCTCCAGCATCACAGGCGCAGTCCAACTATACTCACAGCCAAGGAGCCCAACAACCACCATCACAACAGACCCCGCAAGCACCTACGCCAGCCTCCCAGCAGCCCACAGTGCAGGGGCAGCCTTCCTCATATTCCCAGAATCCttcgcagcagcagcagcagcagtcttCTTATCAGCGTTTTCCTCCCCCTCCTCAG GAGATTTCCCAGGAATCCTTTAGCTCACAGTCCAGTGCTACTGCCTCCAGTCAGCCTGTGGCCTCCACTAAGAGCTCCTCCGAGGACATGCAGGGACGACCCTCCAGTCTACCT GATCTGTCAGGCTCTATTGATGACCTGCCCACTGGTACAGAGGGAGCGCTCAGTCCTGGTGTTAGTACATCTGGAGTGTCTAGCAGTCAGGGCGAACAGAGCAACCCAGCACAGTCTCCgttttcccctcacacttccCCTCATCTCCCGGGCATCCGTGGACCTTCACCCTCCCCTGTCGGCTCACCTGCTAGTGCCACAGCATCCCGCTCTGGACCCCTCTCTCCAGCAGCAATGCCAG gaaACCAGATGCCTCCCCggccccctagtggtcagtcTGATGGTATTTTGCACCCTGGTATGAATCAGCCTGGCATGGGCCAAGATAGAG GATTCATGCAAAGGAACCAAATGCCACCTTATGGCTCTCCTCAGTCTGGCTCTGCATTGTCACCTCGGCAATCGTCTGGAGGTCAGATGCATGGTGGAATGGGACCTTTTCAGCAGAATAACTCAATGGGCAGCTATGGGCCTCAGGGTGGCCAATATGGCCCACAAG GTTACCAAAGGCAACCAGGTTATGGTGGCATACCCAATGCCAACTACCCAGGCCCTGGCATGGGAGGATCTATGAATCCTATGTCTGGACAGGGGGGAGGCCCACCTTTTACTGGAATGCCACCAAGTAGGATGCCACATGCACAGATGGGTGGACGACCATATGGTCCTAATATGGGGCCCAACATGGGTCCTAACATGGGCCCCAATATGGGCAATATACCACCACAGGTTGGTTCTGCAATGTGCCCTCCACCAGGCCTCAACAGGAAGCCACAAGAAGCAGCAGCTGCCATGCAGCATGGATCTACCAATTCCATACACAACAG GATGCCTGGTTATCCCAGCATGTCTCCTGGTATGATGGGCTCAGGACCTCCATATGGGCCCTCCATGAACAATATGCCAGGAATGATGAACACCCAGGGACCACCCTTCCCCATGGGTGGAAATATGCCAAACAACAGCAGTG GTATGTCCCCTGGTCCAGAATTTGGTATGGATGGGAAACTCAACCAGCCACAAAAGATGAATAACAAGGCTGAAGGGACACCCAAGTCAGACTCCAAATCCAAG AAGTCAAGCTCCTCCACCACAACCAATGAGAAGATCACTCGTCTGTATGAGCTTGGTTCTGAGCCAGAACGGAAGATTTGGGTGGACCGTTACTTAGCGTTCATTGAGGAGAAGGCAATGGGCATGAGCAACCTGCCTGCCGTAGGCCGCAAGCCCCTCGATCTCTTCCGCCTTTACATGTCTGTTAAGGAAATTGGAGGTCTCACACAG GTCAACAAGAATAAAAAGTGGCGAGAACTTGCCACCAGTCTGAATGTTGGCACATCCAGCAGTGCAGCTAGCTCACTAAAGAAGCAGTACATCCAGTGTCTGTATGCTTTTGAATGCAAGATTGAGCGTGGAGAAGATCCACCACCTGACATCATGTCTGCAGAGGGCAAGAAGAACCAGGCTAAGGTCCAGCCACCCTCCCCAG CTGGATCTGGTTCCCTGCAGGGACCTCAGACCCCCCAGTCCACAAGCAGTTCTATGGCTGAGAGTGGGGATTTGAAGCCTCCTACACCTGCTTCTACCCCACATAGCCAGATGCCCTCAATGCAAAGTGGCAG TGTGAACCTTCAGGATCCATTTGCTGATGGCAGTGACCCAGCATTCTCTAGGAGAAACACCATGACTCCCAACTCAGGCTACCAGTCTGGCATGAGCACTCCGGAGATGCCTGGCCGCATGGGCCCTTATGAGCCCAACAAGGACCCATTTAGTGGCATGCGTAAAG TTGGGGAGCCTTTCATGGCTGGTGCACAGGGTCCTAACAGCAACCTTGGAGAGCAGTTTAACCGTGGATCAGGAGGTCCAGTTGGGAATATGCCCATGGGACAGAGGCAGCAGTATCCATATGGAACAGGCTATGAGAGAAG GCCAGAATCAGGGATGGGCCCAGAAAATAATATGGGACCTGGAGTACCACAGCCAAACATGATGCCTTCCAACACTGACACTGGGATGTACTCGCCGAATCGCTACCCATCGCAGCAACAGCG GCTCGATTCCTATGGTAATCAGTTTCCTGGCCAGGGTGCGCCTCCTGGTGGCTCGTACCCAAATCAGCAACCAGGAATGTTTCCACAGCAACAGACT AACTACAAGAGACCAGGGGAGGGAGGCTACCCTCCAGCAAAGCGCCATCACGATGGTGAAATGTATGGCGGGCCATTTGGTGCTCAGCAGCCACAGCAGCAGCCTCAGGCTCCTCCTAATGCTCCTTCAGCGGCTCAGCCAGAAATGTACAACCAGTTCGGCAGCTCTTACCCTGGACCAGAGCGGCGGCCTCCTGGACCACAAAACCAGTTCCCTTTCCCTTTTGGAAGGGATCGCATGCAGCCTGGCTCAGGCCCCAACTCTCAAGCGTCCATGCCACCTCAGATGATGGGCAGCTCCATGCAGTCAGGTCCTGATGGCCCCCAGGCTGGTATGTGGCAGGGCAGAAATGAGTTGGGCTACCCCAACTATCCAAACAGACAAGGACCCCTTGGTGGACCTGCGCAGGGCCCAGGATATCACGGCATGAACCGATCTGAAGAGATGATGTCATCTGAGCAGCGTATAAACCATGAAGGACAGTGGCCAGGGCCAAGGCAGCCTGCGTACGGCCCAGCGGGGGCTGGGCCACCCATGAGCCGCCCCCTGCAGTCCAACTACCAGTCTCCACAAGCCATGCAGAACCACATTCCACAGGTGTCCAGCCCCACTCCCATGCCCCGGCCGATGGAGAGCAGGACATCCCCAAGTAAATCTCCCTACATGCCCAGCAACATCAAGATGCAGAAGGCAGGTCCACCTGTGCCCGCGTCCCATATCATCCCTTCACCTGTACAGCCTCCAATGATGAGGAGAGATCCTCCGTTCCCTCCAGGGTCTGTAGAGGCCACACAGCCTGTTCTCAAGCCACGCAGGCGACTCACCATGAAAGAGATTG GCACACCAGAGGCATGGAGGGTGATGATGTCTCTAAAATCGGGTCTGTTAGCTGAGAGCACATGGGCTTTAGACACCATTAACATCCTGCTGTATGATGACAACAGTATCTCCAATTTTAACCTCGTTCAG CTCCCTGGTTTCCTGGAACTAATAGTGGAGTATTTTAGACGTTGCCTCATTGAGATCTTTGGCATTCTGAGGGAATATGAAGTTGGTGATCCAGGACAGAGAACCCTGCTAGACCCCAATGCTCTCAAAGAAGGAGAGAATggggaggatgaagaggagccAGTTGTAATGGGTATGGAGGAAGATGGTGAAACCGAGGAGGAGGGTGAAGGGGAAGAAAACTCATCACAGCAGCGTGTGGAACGTGCCTCAGCAGTGCAGCCTCAGATAAAGACGGAGAAGAAGGCGGGTGACTCAATGAAAGATGAAGATGGCAAAGTGATGGAAAACATTCTGCCTACAGAGCTAAAATCAACAGAAGCACCCCCTCTAGATCTTTGTGTGACTCAGGAGAGGCCAAAACAGGCCAGCAAGTTTGACAAACTTCCCTTGAAAGTGGTGAAAAAGAAGGATCCATTTGTGGTAGACTGCTCCAGCAAGCTCGGACGGCTTCAGGAGTTCGACAGTGGTCTGGTGCACTGGAGTATTGGTGGAGGTGACACTACAGAGCATATTCAGACCCATTTTGAGAGCAAGACAGATTTATTGCAGTCAGGGAATAGGACAAAGCCTACCCAAACGTGTAGAAGGAAAAAAGCATCAGAGAAGATTGAGTGTGAGGCACCCGTAGTACCCTCATGTAGTGTGGAGCGAAGGAAAGAAGAGGAGCAGACACAACCACAGCAATCTTCTACCAGACAGTTAACCGATGGTGTTTCAGAAGAAAAGGAGGAGAAACCTGTCAATGTCCCTGAGTCTTCAATGGAACCAGTATCgcagaaagaggaagaggaaccAGAAGGATCAAACCAGGAGACCAGCAAGCTGGCTCTCCTCAACATCAGTACTTCCTCACAGAGTCAGCATTCTGTCACTGTTCTAGAGGATGAACCTCACAGCAAGGACGAAGCCCCACTAATCACGCTTTCAGACTGGCAGGACTCGCTTGCCCGCCGCTGTGTCTGCGTCTCCAACATAGTCCGCAGTCTTTCGTTTGTCCCTGGCAATGACTTGGAGATGTCCAAGCATCCAGGGCTGCTTCTGCTGTTGGGCCGCCTTGTTCTCCTTCATCATCGTCATCCTGAGCGTAAACAGGCCCCTTTAACGTatgagaaggaggaagaggcaGACAAGGACATTGGCGAGAAGGACGAATGGTGGTGGGACTGTTTGGAGCTGCTGCGAGAGAACTGCCTGGTCACGCTGGCTAACATTTCAGGTCAGCTTGACTTTTCTATCTACTCCGAGAGCATCTGCTTGCCTCTGCTTGATGGCTTGCTCCACTGGGCTGTGTGTCCTTCTGCAGAAGCCCAGGATCCCTTCCCTACTTTGGGGCTTAATGCAGCTTTATCTCCTCAGAGACTGGTCCTGGAAACTCTCAGCAAACTCAGTATCCAAGACAATAACGTGGATCTTATTCTGGCAACACCTCCGTTCAGTCGACTAGAGAAGCTTTTTGGGAACCTTGTACGTCTGGTTGGGGACCGAAAGGTTCCTGTATGCCGGGAGATGGCAGTTGTGCTTTTGGCCAACCTTGCCCAGGGTGACAGCCTTGCAGCCCGTGCCATTGCGGTACAAAAAAGCAGTATAGGGAACCTTTTGGGCTTCCTTGAGGACAGTTTAGCAGCCACACAGTTCCAACAGAGCCAAGGGTCCCTGCTGCACATGCAGGGGGCGCACTTTGAACCTACAAGTGTGGACATGATGCGTCGGGCTGCTCGGGCTCTACATGCCCTTGCTAAGGTGGAGGAGAACCACTCGGAGTTTACACTCTATGAGTCGCGGCTACTGGACCTCTCGGTCTCCCCTCTTATGAACTCTTCAGTGTCCCATGTCATCTGTGATGTACtgtttctgattggccagtCATGA